The Epinephelus lanceolatus isolate andai-2023 chromosome 11, ASM4190304v1, whole genome shotgun sequence genome window below encodes:
- the LOC117247289 gene encoding odorant receptor 131-2-like translates to MSYATQSQTNITVGRGLLERVMLSTLTTLPCCVFLFINGVMLFTLRSKTVFRETSRYILLFNLLLSDTLHMALSQILYLLAASRIRLTYPVCGVLMMFSSLTTSVSPLTLVVMSLERYVAVCYPLRHSTIITIRNTAGAVIVVWTFSSLNVFTRVLLLLDFPFEDLESLQMKEFCAKESMFFDPTSHDYDKANTYFLFISASVAIVCSYIGVMIAARSASTGKASALKARNTLLLHLVQLGLSLLSTMHNSFIVAFSTIATRTALVRIHIILYVFIVILPKCLSPLIYGLRDQTVRSGLVVNLCFRMKLSVITGKGEISA, encoded by the coding sequence ATGTCCTATGCAACTCAGTCTCAGACCAACATCACTGTTGGACGGGGCTTACTGGAAAGAGTGATGCTTTCCACTCTGACTACTTTACCatgctgtgtgtttctcttcattAACGGGGTCATGTTATTCACCTTGAGGAGTAAAACTGTGTTTCGTGAGACCTCCCGTTACATTCTTCTGTTCAACCTCCTTTTATCAGACACTCTACATATGGCACTGAGTCAGATACTGTACCTACTGGCTGCTAGTAGAATAAGGCTGACATATCCTGTCTGTGGTGTTCTCATGATGTTTTCTAGTCTCACAACCAGTGTCTCTCCTCTCACACTGGTGGTGATGTCTCTGGAGAGATATGTAGCTGTGTGCTACCCACTGAGGCACTctaccatcatcaccatcagaaACACAGCAGGGGCTGTCATTGTGGTTTGGACTTTCAGTTCACTAAATGTATTCACAAGAGTTCTGTTACTGTTAGATTTTCCATTTGAAGATCTGGAGAGTCTGCAGATGAAAGAATTCTGTGCCAAGGAAAGCATGTTTTTTGACCCAACATCTCATGATTATGACAAAGCAAACACTTATTTTCTGTTTATATCAGCTAGTGTTGCAATTGTTTGCTCTTATATTGGTGTGATGATAGCAGCCAGGTCAGCCTCCACAGGCAAAGCTTCAGCTCTGAAGGCTCGTAACACACTGCTACTTCATCTGGTGCAGCTGGGCCTCAGTCTCCTGTCAACTATGCACAACTCATTTATTGTAGCCTTCTCAACAATTGCCACAAGGACAGCTCTTGTGCGCATCCACATAATTTTATATGTGTTCATTGTCATTCTCCCCAAGTGTCTTAGTCCCCTAATTTATGGTCTCAGAGACCAGACTGTCAGATCTGGCCTTGTGGTCAATCTGTGCTTTAGAATGAAACTCTCAGTCATCACAGGGAAGGGTGAAATATCAGCATAA
- the LOC117269225 gene encoding odorant receptor 131-2-like → MSYATQSQTNITVGRDLLERMVLSTLTTLPCCVFLFINGVMLFTLRSKTVFRETSRYILLFNLLLAETIQMAVGQLLYLLAACRIRLTYPVCALIIMFSNLTNDISPVTLVVMSLERYVAVCYPLRHSAIITIRNTAVAIIVVWIFSSLNVLTRVLLLLDFPFEDLESLQMKDFCAEENILLDQTSNDYDKAYTYCLFVSASVAIICSYISVMIAARSASTGKTSAFKARNTLMLHLVQLGLSLVSTMHNSFLGAISTIVTRTVLVRIQIFLYVFIVILPKCLSPLIYGLRDQTVRSSLVYQTCFHLKLSEITAKAEISP, encoded by the coding sequence ATGTCCTATGCGACTCAGTCTCAGACTAACATCACTGTTGGACGGGACCTACTGGAAAGAATGGTGCTTTCCACTCTGACTACTTTACCatgctgtgtgtttctcttcattAACGGGGTCATGTTATTCACCTTGAGGAGTAAAACTGTGTTTCGTGAGACATCCCGTTACATTCTTCTGTTTAACCTCCTTTTAGCAGAGACTATCCAGATGGCAGTGGGTCAGTTACTGTACCTACTAGCTGCTTGTAGAATAAGGCTGACATATCCTGTGTGTGCTCTTATTATCATGTTCTCCAATCTCACAAATGATATCTCTCCTGTCACACTGGTGGTGATGTCTCTGGAGAGATATGTAGCTGTGTGCTACCCACTGAGGCACTCtgccatcatcaccatcagaaacacagcagtggcTATCATTGTGGTTTGGATCTTCAGTTCATTAAATGTCCTCACAAGAGTTCTGTTACTGTTAGATTTTCCATTTGAAGATCTGGAGAGTCTGCAGATGAAAGATTTTTGTGCCGAGGAAAACATTCTCCTTGACCAAACGTCTAATGATTATGACAAAGCATACACTTATTGTCTGTTTGTATCAGCTAGTGTTGCAATCATTTGCTCTTATATCAGTGTGATGATAGCAGCCAGGTCAGCCTCCACAGGCAAAACTTCAGCTTTTAAGGCTCGTAACACACTGATGCTTCATCTGGTGCAGCTGGGTCTCAGTCTTGTGTCGACTATGCACAATTCATTTCTTGGAGCCATCTCAACAATTGTCACAAGGACAGTTCTTGTGCGCATCCAAATTTTTTTATATGTGTTTATTGTCATTCTCCCCAAGTGTCTTAGTCCCCTCATCTATGGTCTCAGAGACCAGACTGTCAGATCCAGCCTTGTGTACCAAACATGCTTTCACCTGAAACTCTCAGAAATTACAGCCAAGGCTGAAATATCACCCTAG